One window of the Chryseobacterium camelliae genome contains the following:
- a CDS encoding HAD family hydrolase, with translation MAIKNIIFDFGGVLMDWNPRYFFKTYFNDDERMEYFLEHIAQTEWNEEQDRGRKLAEGTEIQIKKFPEWEKEIRAYYDNWPVMLKSDIPHNVAVLKKLGNTDYELFGLTNWSDETFPYALENYDFFKLFKGKIVVSGTEKLIKPDPKIWHLLLDRYQISAEESVFIDDNIRNIEMAQSLGFHTVHITPETDLEKELMDLGVKFDQ, from the coding sequence ATGGCAATCAAAAACATTATATTCGATTTCGGAGGAGTCCTGATGGACTGGAATCCAAGATATTTCTTTAAGACGTATTTCAATGATGATGAAAGGATGGAATATTTCCTGGAACATATAGCCCAGACGGAATGGAACGAGGAACAGGACCGCGGGAGAAAGCTTGCTGAGGGAACAGAAATCCAGATTAAGAAATTCCCGGAATGGGAAAAAGAAATCCGCGCCTATTATGATAACTGGCCAGTGATGCTGAAAAGCGATATCCCCCACAACGTAGCAGTGCTGAAAAAACTAGGGAATACCGATTATGAGCTTTTCGGGCTGACCAACTGGTCTGATGAGACGTTTCCTTATGCACTGGAAAACTACGATTTCTTCAAGTTATTTAAAGGAAAGATTGTCGTTTCTGGAACGGAAAAACTCATCAAGCCGGATCCGAAAATATGGCACCTGCTTCTGGACCGGTATCAGATCAGCGCAGAGGAATCCGTGTTCATCGATGATAATATCAGAAACATCGAAATGGCACAGTCACTGGGTTTCCATACGGTGCATATCACACCTGAAACAGACCTGGAAAAAGAACTGATGGATTTAGGCGTAAAATTTGATCAGTAG
- a CDS encoding helix-turn-helix domain-containing protein, translating into MQEYSNEEIDALGLQIGCLVRVERLRKKISQETLGLMIGSNNTTIGRIERFENDTNWKHLFKICQALNLDFLLLFNLKSLTELLSIVKECIELEDRLTTQKEQYYKDLEIKIKKVFEGISS; encoded by the coding sequence ATGCAAGAATATAGTAATGAAGAAATCGATGCATTAGGTCTACAGATCGGCTGTCTGGTAAGAGTTGAAAGACTTAGAAAAAAAATATCACAGGAAACGCTTGGACTCATGATAGGTTCAAATAATACAACTATTGGAAGAATAGAGAGGTTTGAAAACGATACAAATTGGAAGCATCTGTTTAAAATCTGCCAGGCCTTAAACCTGGATTTTCTTTTATTATTTAATTTGAAGTCATTAACAGAACTACTGTCAATCGTAAAAGAATGTATCGAACTTGAAGATAGGTTAACCACTCAAAAAGAACAATATTATAAAGATCTTGAGATTAAAATCAAAAAAGTATTTGAAGGCATAAGTTCGTAA
- a CDS encoding type I restriction enzyme HsdR N-terminal domain-containing protein — MELPKLNFQETFDFKFKQDKDKFFIYDPIRKTYLLLTPEEWVRQHWIHYYITVKSYAASALITEKKIVLNGLTKRIDLMVTEKTQPKILVECKAPQVKLTEKTFEQTARYNSIIGAEEIILTNGLHHIHARYEDGQYRFYKP, encoded by the coding sequence ATGGAACTTCCAAAACTGAATTTTCAGGAAACTTTTGATTTTAAATTCAAGCAGGACAAAGATAAGTTTTTTATTTATGATCCCATCCGGAAAACCTACCTTTTGCTTACGCCTGAAGAATGGGTGCGGCAGCACTGGATCCATTATTACATTACCGTGAAATCCTATGCCGCATCGGCCCTGATCACGGAGAAAAAGATTGTATTGAACGGACTTACCAAAAGAATTGACCTGATGGTAACCGAAAAAACACAGCCTAAGATCCTGGTGGAATGCAAGGCACCCCAGGTAAAGTTAACGGAAAAAACATTTGAGCAGACCGCCCGGTACAATTCGATCATCGGAGCGGAAGAAATTATACTCACTAACGGACTGCACCACATCCATGCGCGGTATGAAGACGGGCAGTACCGGTTTTATAAACCATAA
- a CDS encoding GNAT family N-acetyltransferase, with the protein MKFSVQNILENQDYQLIPLEEGDFESLYKVASDPRVWEQHPNKDRYKREVFQNFFVGAMESKGAFKIVEKATGNVIGSSRYYDYNEDDNSIFVGYTFYGTESWGKGINPQIKKLMLDYIFRFVDKVNFHVGKDNMRSRTAMERLGAENTGEQKVAYFGEPSRTNIVYQIKKENWL; encoded by the coding sequence ATGAAATTTTCAGTGCAGAACATCCTGGAAAATCAGGACTATCAGTTAATCCCCTTAGAGGAAGGGGATTTTGAATCCTTATACAAAGTTGCTTCAGATCCCAGGGTCTGGGAACAGCATCCCAATAAAGACCGTTATAAGCGGGAAGTTTTTCAGAATTTCTTTGTTGGAGCGATGGAAAGCAAAGGAGCATTTAAAATTGTAGAGAAAGCAACCGGAAATGTGATCGGGAGCAGCCGATATTATGATTATAATGAAGATGACAACAGCATCTTTGTAGGCTATACATTCTACGGAACCGAATCCTGGGGAAAAGGGATCAACCCGCAGATCAAGAAGCTTATGCTCGATTATATCTTCCGGTTTGTGGATAAGGTTAATTTCCATGTAGGAAAAGATAATATGCGTTCCCGGACCGCAATGGAAAGGCTGGGCGCAGAAAATACCGGGGAACAGAAAGTAGCCTACTTCGGTGAACCGTCAAGGACAAATATTGTTTATCAAATCAAAAAAGAAAATTGGCTATGA
- a CDS encoding cupin domain-containing protein: MKKYTVQQNPFVVPTTDGKLIEEHWGNSTQNPEVSIAHMVAPAGWSEPHQTPEFGEFTFIISGKKQFEIDGEIIVLEKGQSIRIGKGARVRYSNPFPEECEYLSVCLPAFSMESVHREEEGVD; this comes from the coding sequence ATGAAAAAGTATACTGTCCAGCAGAATCCTTTTGTAGTCCCCACTACAGATGGTAAGCTGATCGAAGAGCACTGGGGGAATTCAACGCAAAACCCGGAAGTATCCATTGCCCATATGGTTGCGCCAGCCGGATGGAGCGAACCGCATCAGACTCCGGAATTTGGTGAGTTTACCTTCATTATCTCCGGGAAAAAGCAGTTTGAAATCGATGGGGAGATTATTGTGCTGGAGAAAGGGCAGAGCATCAGGATTGGTAAAGGAGCGAGGGTGAGATACAGCAACCCTTTTCCTGAAGAATGTGAATACCTGTCGGTATGCCTTCCTGCATTTTCTATGGAATCGGTGCACAGAGAAGAAGAAGGGGTAGATTAA
- a CDS encoding SDR family NAD(P)-dependent oxidoreductase, which translates to MSRRFENKKILITGGNSGIGLAGAKRLIEEGATVIITGKNKERLAEAEQFLGSNAIVIEDDLADGQSAERIVPVVEKMGGLDGLWLNAGVASGGELQALDMETITAMFKVNVFAPMLQLAALSPFLKTGSAVLVTSSTAVYEGLAGVSLYSATKGAVLSAARSWASELAPRNIRVNTLVPGPIKSNLRAGLPPEMKKELEDRLAETLLLKRIGEPEEAEALALFLLSDEASFITGSSYLVDGGYLLT; encoded by the coding sequence ATGAGCAGACGTTTCGAAAACAAAAAGATCCTGATTACAGGCGGAAACAGCGGCATTGGTCTGGCTGGTGCAAAACGACTGATCGAAGAGGGGGCAACGGTCATAATCACCGGTAAAAACAAAGAACGCTTAGCAGAAGCTGAACAGTTTCTGGGCAGCAATGCCATTGTTATTGAAGATGATCTTGCAGATGGTCAGTCTGCAGAAAGAATCGTTCCGGTAGTGGAAAAAATGGGCGGCCTCGATGGGCTTTGGCTGAATGCCGGGGTGGCCTCGGGAGGAGAACTGCAGGCGCTGGATATGGAAACCATTACCGCGATGTTCAAGGTGAATGTTTTCGCCCCGATGCTTCAGCTGGCGGCACTTTCCCCTTTCCTGAAAACAGGAAGTGCTGTCCTGGTGACTTCGTCAACGGCTGTATATGAAGGCCTGGCCGGCGTATCCTTGTACAGCGCAACGAAAGGAGCGGTTTTATCGGCTGCCAGAAGTTGGGCTTCCGAGCTTGCCCCGAGAAATATCAGGGTCAATACACTGGTTCCGGGCCCTATTAAATCCAACCTGCGTGCCGGGCTGCCTCCTGAAATGAAAAAAGAACTGGAAGACCGTCTGGCCGAAACACTTCTGCTGAAACGCATCGGTGAACCGGAGGAAGCGGAAGCACTGGCGTTATTTTTACTGTCTGATGAAGCCAGTTTTATTACCGGATCTTCGTATCTGGTGGATGGCGGGTATTTGCTGACATAA
- a CDS encoding PEGA domain-containing protein → MKNILPVALLLGAAVSFTSCATIITGTKDKISFTSTPEGAKVMHKGIEKCTTPCTAEIPRSLSRQTVTFEKEGYISKEMKLTKTFNPVTLVNIILGGAIGVGIDAATGSLTKYSPKAYTTELEAKQ, encoded by the coding sequence ATGAAAAACATTTTACCCGTTGCGCTTTTATTGGGCGCTGCTGTTTCTTTTACGTCCTGTGCAACCATTATTACCGGGACCAAAGATAAAATATCTTTTACCTCAACTCCGGAAGGTGCCAAAGTGATGCACAAAGGCATTGAAAAGTGTACGACGCCATGTACTGCTGAAATTCCGAGATCACTGAGCAGGCAGACGGTGACTTTCGAGAAAGAAGGATACATCAGCAAAGAAATGAAGCTTACCAAAACTTTTAATCCTGTAACCCTGGTTAATATTATTTTAGGCGGAGCCATAGGTGTGGGTATTGATGCGGCGACAGGATCACTGACCAAATATTCTCCTAAAGCCTATACCACAGAGCTGGAAGCAAAACAATAA
- a CDS encoding DUF2911 domain-containing protein, producing the protein MKKLLFAVCVSASALSFAQDYSVPAASPRQKVEQQFSMSKITVDYGRPGVKGRKIFGELVPYGQVWRAGANSSTKITFGQSVNFGGKIVQAGTYGLFIVPTEKEWKVILNKDFQQWGAYTYDPKQDVVDISVPVNKLADKQEWFEITLNPTDENSGNLVIKWDMAVAEVPIKPAKPEAVTKIADKLKEIKKIEAEAAKTKG; encoded by the coding sequence GTGAAGAAGTTATTATTTGCAGTTTGTGTATCAGCGTCAGCATTAAGTTTTGCCCAGGATTATTCGGTGCCGGCGGCAAGCCCGCGACAGAAGGTGGAGCAGCAGTTTTCCATGTCCAAGATTACGGTGGATTACGGAAGGCCGGGTGTAAAAGGAAGAAAGATCTTCGGAGAACTGGTGCCTTACGGGCAGGTTTGGAGGGCGGGAGCCAACTCATCTACGAAAATTACGTTCGGGCAGTCGGTGAATTTTGGTGGTAAAATCGTTCAGGCAGGAACGTACGGATTATTCATTGTTCCTACTGAAAAAGAATGGAAAGTGATCCTTAACAAAGACTTCCAGCAGTGGGGTGCCTATACCTACGATCCTAAACAGGATGTGGTTGATATATCGGTCCCGGTCAATAAACTGGCAGACAAGCAGGAGTGGTTTGAGATTACCCTGAACCCAACCGATGAGAATTCAGGTAACCTGGTGATTAAATGGGATATGGCAGTGGCAGAAGTTCCTATTAAGCCGGCAAAACCTGAAGCAGTGACCAAAATTGCAGACAAACTGAAAGAAATTAAAAAAATCGAAGCTGAGGCAGCCAAAACAAAAGGTTAG
- the holA gene encoding DNA polymerase III subunit delta has protein sequence MKELDLILKNIKNKEVLPIYFFHGEEPYFIDVAVKALEHDFLTEDEKAFNQTVVYGKDTSYQDILSLARQFPMMGDKQMIIVKEAQDLRLNDEENRILEAYVENPVPSTVLVFAHKHKKLDSRKKAAKALDKAKALFLSESVKENNLPKWIADECAKLSIKTAPNIAHLLAEYMGNNLSRIANELNKLKIILKEGQVLDGTIIENHIGISKEYNIFELQKALGTKNANAAFRIAYFMGKNPKNNPFVMMLSSLYNYFSNVIIYQTMTGQPQQAIASQMGVHPYFLKDYVESARLYPLKHATRVISILREFDMKGKGLGAVNMTEAELIKELVYKIIHVDRIKMKV, from the coding sequence ATGAAAGAATTAGATTTAATCCTCAAAAATATTAAAAATAAAGAAGTTTTACCGATTTATTTTTTTCACGGAGAAGAGCCTTACTTTATTGATGTCGCTGTGAAAGCCCTGGAACACGACTTTCTTACCGAAGATGAAAAAGCCTTTAACCAGACCGTAGTCTACGGAAAAGATACCTCCTACCAGGACATCCTTTCACTGGCCCGCCAGTTTCCCATGATGGGGGATAAGCAAATGATCATTGTAAAGGAGGCCCAGGACCTCCGGCTGAATGATGAAGAGAACAGGATCCTGGAAGCCTATGTAGAAAACCCCGTTCCTTCCACCGTACTCGTATTCGCACACAAGCATAAAAAACTCGACAGCCGCAAAAAAGCAGCAAAAGCCCTGGATAAAGCCAAGGCACTCTTTCTCAGCGAATCTGTCAAAGAAAACAACCTTCCGAAATGGATTGCCGATGAATGTGCAAAGCTCAGCATAAAAACCGCCCCGAATATCGCTCACCTCCTTGCCGAATATATGGGGAACAACCTCTCCAGAATTGCCAATGAGCTGAATAAACTGAAGATCATCCTGAAAGAAGGGCAGGTGCTGGACGGAACCATCATTGAAAACCATATCGGGATCAGTAAAGAATACAATATTTTCGAACTTCAGAAAGCGTTGGGCACCAAAAATGCCAATGCAGCATTCCGGATTGCTTATTTTATGGGGAAAAACCCGAAAAACAATCCTTTCGTTATGATGCTGTCCAGCCTGTACAATTATTTTTCCAATGTCATCATCTACCAGACCATGACCGGCCAGCCACAGCAGGCCATTGCCTCCCAGATGGGCGTCCATCCTTATTTCCTTAAGGATTACGTAGAATCGGCCAGGCTGTACCCTCTGAAACATGCCACCAGGGTCATCTCTATCTTACGCGAGTTCGACATGAAAGGCAAAGGACTTGGCGCCGTGAATATGACGGAAGCTGAACTCATCAAGGAACTGGTGTATAAGATTATTCATGTGGATAGGATTAAGATGAAAGTGTAG
- the carB gene encoding carbamoyl-phosphate synthase large subunit produces the protein MAKRTDIKTILVIGSGPIIIGQAAEFDYAGTQACLSLREEGYKVILINSNPATIMTDVEIADKVYIEPISLQFVSHIIRKERPDALLPTLGGQTGLNMAVELEKSGILEECKVEVLGTKLSAINRAEDRDLFRELMRELNEPVPESDIVNTVEGALSFAEEIGYPVIVRPAFTMGGTGGGIASNETELKEIAELGLKYSPVTQCLIERSIAGFKEIEYEVMRDANDNAIVVCNMENIDPVGVHTGDSIVVAPSQTLSDREYQLLRNASLKIIRALGIEGGCNVQLALDPHSFDYYIIEVNPRVSRSSALASKATGYPIAKIAAKIAVGLTLDEIMNPVTGKTYACFEPALDYVVTKFPRFPFDKFETADRRLSTQMKATGEVMAIGRNFEESLQKAIRSLETGIRHLGLKTKQTLALTAEEIERRIRVCDDERLFIIGDALRKGYDWEQIVEWSKIDKFFIWKLKKLVDFEQTIVNNKFDKETLIEAKKLGFADLNIAHLWEITQREVFNFRKENGIMPVYKMVDTCAAEFESETPYFYGTYEEENESVVSDKEKIIVLGSGPIRIGQGVEFDYATVHSVWAIKEMGYEAIIINNNPETVSTDFSISDKLYFEPLTEEDVMNIIELEKPKGVVVQFGGQTAINLADKLASHGVQILGTTLEDLDRAENRDKFEKALQEMQIPQPLGKTSVSKEEAIKIANEIGYPVLVRPSYVLGGRAMEIVYTETELAHYMENAVEASPKHPVLVDKYMVGKEVEVDAICDGETVVIPGIMEHIERAGVHSGDSIAVYPPQNISQGEIDTLVDYTKRLAKGLNVVGLMNIQYVLFEGNVYVIEVNPRSSRTVPFLSKITEVPMANLATKAILGQKLKDLGYESGLVPKKEGVFVKVPVFSFSKLTKVDISLGPEMKSTGEVMGKDTTLEKALYKGLVAAGRKVPMHGSILFTVADKHKQEAADLAARFHEVGFRIWATEGTARFFEEKGIPCKIGYKIGEEDVNLIDLIQKGKVQYVVNTMTKGKRAERDGFQIRRMSVENGVPCLTSMDTVEAILKVIESMSFKMETM, from the coding sequence ATGGCAAAACGTACAGATATAAAAACAATTTTAGTAATCGGTTCCGGGCCTATCATCATTGGTCAGGCGGCAGAATTTGATTATGCGGGAACACAGGCTTGTCTGTCTCTGAGAGAAGAAGGCTACAAGGTAATTTTGATCAACTCCAATCCTGCAACCATCATGACGGATGTGGAAATCGCAGATAAAGTGTATATCGAGCCGATTTCCCTGCAATTTGTAAGTCACATCATCAGAAAAGAGCGTCCGGATGCACTTTTACCAACTCTTGGCGGACAGACCGGACTGAATATGGCGGTAGAGCTGGAGAAATCAGGAATCCTTGAAGAGTGTAAAGTGGAGGTTTTGGGAACAAAGCTTTCGGCTATCAACAGGGCGGAAGACAGGGACCTGTTCCGTGAACTGATGAGAGAGCTGAATGAACCTGTTCCTGAATCGGATATTGTAAATACTGTAGAGGGGGCCTTAAGTTTTGCAGAAGAAATAGGGTATCCTGTAATTGTCCGTCCAGCATTCACGATGGGTGGAACAGGAGGTGGAATAGCTTCTAATGAAACGGAACTGAAAGAAATTGCGGAACTAGGATTAAAATACAGTCCTGTAACGCAGTGTCTTATTGAACGGTCCATCGCAGGCTTCAAGGAAATTGAATACGAGGTGATGCGTGATGCCAACGACAATGCGATTGTGGTGTGTAACATGGAAAACATTGACCCGGTGGGCGTGCATACCGGAGATTCCATCGTGGTTGCGCCTTCCCAGACACTTTCCGACAGGGAATACCAATTGCTGAGAAATGCTTCCCTGAAAATCATCAGGGCACTGGGAATTGAAGGAGGATGTAACGTGCAGCTGGCTTTAGACCCGCATTCATTCGACTATTACATCATCGAGGTAAACCCAAGGGTTTCCCGTTCATCCGCTTTGGCATCAAAAGCAACCGGTTACCCGATCGCAAAGATTGCTGCGAAAATCGCGGTAGGACTTACCCTTGACGAAATTATGAACCCGGTAACCGGGAAGACATACGCCTGCTTTGAACCGGCTCTGGACTATGTGGTAACAAAATTCCCAAGGTTCCCGTTCGATAAATTTGAAACGGCAGACAGGAGATTATCTACCCAGATGAAAGCAACCGGTGAAGTAATGGCTATCGGAAGAAACTTCGAGGAATCTCTACAGAAAGCCATTCGTTCCCTGGAAACCGGCATCAGGCATTTAGGGCTGAAAACCAAACAGACCTTGGCATTGACGGCGGAAGAAATCGAAAGAAGGATCAGGGTGTGCGATGATGAAAGGTTATTCATCATCGGTGATGCTTTACGAAAAGGATACGACTGGGAACAGATCGTGGAATGGAGCAAAATCGATAAGTTCTTCATCTGGAAGTTGAAAAAGCTGGTCGATTTCGAACAAACGATTGTCAACAACAAATTTGACAAAGAAACATTAATTGAAGCTAAGAAACTAGGCTTTGCGGATCTAAATATTGCCCACCTTTGGGAGATTACCCAAAGAGAAGTATTCAATTTCAGAAAAGAAAACGGAATCATGCCGGTGTATAAGATGGTAGATACCTGCGCCGCTGAATTTGAATCTGAAACTCCATATTTCTATGGAACGTACGAAGAAGAAAACGAAAGCGTGGTTTCAGACAAAGAGAAAATCATCGTACTGGGTTCCGGACCGATCAGGATCGGGCAGGGAGTTGAGTTTGATTATGCGACGGTTCACTCAGTTTGGGCGATCAAAGAAATGGGCTACGAAGCGATCATCATCAACAACAACCCGGAAACGGTTTCCACCGACTTTTCGATTTCGGATAAACTGTATTTCGAGCCGCTGACAGAAGAAGATGTCATGAACATTATCGAGCTGGAAAAACCGAAAGGGGTTGTGGTACAGTTCGGGGGCCAGACCGCGATCAACCTGGCTGATAAATTAGCTTCACATGGTGTTCAGATTTTAGGGACTACCCTGGAAGACCTGGACAGAGCAGAAAACAGGGATAAGTTTGAAAAAGCGCTTCAGGAAATGCAGATTCCTCAGCCGCTCGGGAAAACATCCGTTTCTAAAGAAGAAGCGATCAAAATTGCCAATGAAATCGGATATCCGGTATTGGTTCGCCCGAGTTATGTACTGGGAGGCCGTGCCATGGAAATCGTGTACACGGAAACAGAACTCGCCCATTACATGGAAAACGCAGTGGAGGCTAGTCCTAAACATCCGGTACTGGTTGACAAATATATGGTTGGAAAAGAAGTAGAGGTAGATGCCATCTGCGACGGTGAAACGGTAGTGATTCCGGGAATCATGGAGCACATCGAGAGAGCAGGGGTGCACTCCGGAGATTCTATCGCAGTATATCCTCCGCAGAATATTTCGCAGGGGGAAATTGATACGCTGGTAGATTACACCAAAAGACTGGCTAAAGGACTTAATGTAGTAGGACTTATGAATATCCAGTATGTCCTGTTTGAAGGGAATGTCTATGTCATCGAAGTTAACCCTCGTTCATCCAGAACCGTTCCTTTCTTATCTAAAATCACGGAGGTTCCGATGGCTAACCTGGCTACCAAAGCCATTCTGGGCCAGAAATTGAAAGATCTCGGCTACGAAAGCGGCCTGGTTCCGAAAAAAGAAGGCGTTTTCGTAAAAGTTCCGGTATTCTCTTTCTCAAAACTGACGAAGGTGGATATCTCTTTAGGCCCTGAAATGAAATCGACCGGAGAAGTAATGGGTAAAGATACCACGCTGGAGAAAGCCCTTTACAAAGGACTGGTAGCAGCAGGAAGAAAAGTGCCGATGCACGGCTCCATCCTGTTCACGGTAGCGGATAAGCATAAGCAGGAAGCTGCTGATCTGGCGGCCAGGTTCCATGAAGTAGGTTTCAGGATCTGGGCAACGGAAGGGACTGCCAGATTCTTTGAAGAAAAAGGGATTCCTTGCAAAATAGGATATAAAATAGGAGAAGAAGATGTGAATCTGATTGACCTGATCCAGAAAGGAAAAGTACAGTATGTAGTCAATACCATGACCAAAGGGAAACGGGCTGAAAGAGACGGATTCCAGATCAGAAGGATGAGCGTTGAAAACGGCGTTCCTTGTCTGACCTCCATGGACACGGTAGAAGCCATCCTGAAAGTGATTGAAAGCATGAGCTTCAAGATGGAAACCATGTAA
- the trxB gene encoding thioredoxin-disulfide reductase: MEQNILDCVIIGSGPSGFTAAIYAARADLKPELYTGLEPGGQLTTTTEVENFPGYPTGITGPEMMMDLQKQAERFDTKIHYEMITRAEFSKEVGGIHKVYAGNKEILARTVIISTGATAKYLGLDDEKKYAGGGVSACATCDGFFYKGKDVVVVGAGDTAAEEATYLSKLCNKVTMLVRKDVFRASKTMIHRVENTPNIEVKFNHELIGIEGENNLVERAIVINNQTQQVSTVSVDGIFIAIGHKPNTDVFAGQINLDENGYILTEKGTAKTNLPGVFAAGDVQDHIYRQAITAAGSGCMAAMDAEKYLGELE; the protein is encoded by the coding sequence ATGGAGCAAAACATTTTAGATTGTGTGATCATCGGATCGGGACCTTCCGGTTTTACAGCAGCCATTTATGCGGCAAGAGCAGACCTGAAACCTGAATTATATACAGGCCTGGAACCGGGCGGACAGCTGACCACCACTACAGAAGTTGAAAATTTCCCAGGATACCCAACCGGGATTACCGGCCCTGAAATGATGATGGATTTGCAGAAGCAGGCAGAAAGATTTGATACCAAAATACATTATGAAATGATTACCAGGGCGGAATTCTCCAAAGAAGTAGGAGGGATCCACAAGGTGTATGCAGGAAACAAAGAAATCCTGGCCAGAACGGTAATCATCTCTACCGGGGCTACAGCCAAATACCTGGGACTGGACGACGAAAAGAAGTATGCAGGAGGCGGGGTTTCCGCTTGTGCTACCTGCGACGGATTTTTCTACAAAGGAAAAGATGTGGTGGTGGTAGGTGCAGGAGATACGGCCGCAGAAGAAGCGACATACCTGTCCAAGCTGTGTAACAAAGTAACGATGCTGGTGAGGAAAGATGTGTTCAGGGCTTCAAAAACCATGATCCACCGTGTTGAAAACACTCCGAATATCGAAGTGAAATTCAACCATGAGCTGATCGGCATTGAAGGGGAAAATAACCTGGTGGAAAGAGCGATTGTGATCAACAACCAGACACAGCAGGTATCTACTGTAAGTGTTGACGGGATCTTCATTGCTATCGGGCATAAACCGAATACCGATGTTTTCGCCGGACAGATCAACCTGGATGAAAACGGGTATATCCTGACCGAAAAAGGAACTGCAAAAACCAATCTTCCGGGTGTGTTTGCTGCGGGAGATGTTCAGGACCACATTTACAGACAAGCCATTACGGCAGCCGGAAGCGGATGTATGGCAGCCATGGATGCTGAAAAATACCTTGGAGAACTGGAATAA
- a CDS encoding dienelactone hydrolase family protein produces MIRSILLAGILMASGTVFSQKLKTVNYQDGTQKLSGLVTSNAGKKLPGVLILPAWKGIDDEARNAAAELEKEGYVAFVADIYGVGNVPADNAAAAKMSGYYKQNYEAYQKRISLALEQLKKSGAIPEKIAVIGYCFGGTGALESARGKFPVAGAVSIHGSLAKDQSRTNGPLAAKILVEHPADDQSVSREDYDNLVKEMNEGNADWQIITYAHSKHTFTDPKSPDYNPVMAKRAWNHTLMFLKEILK; encoded by the coding sequence ATGATACGTTCGATATTATTAGCCGGAATTTTAATGGCTTCCGGAACGGTATTCAGCCAGAAGCTCAAAACAGTAAACTACCAGGACGGCACCCAGAAACTCAGCGGACTGGTTACCTCCAATGCCGGAAAAAAGCTTCCGGGCGTCCTTATCCTTCCTGCATGGAAAGGCATTGATGATGAAGCCAGAAATGCAGCGGCAGAGCTGGAGAAAGAAGGGTATGTGGCGTTTGTTGCAGATATTTACGGCGTAGGAAACGTTCCGGCTGACAATGCTGCAGCAGCAAAAATGTCAGGGTATTACAAACAGAATTACGAAGCATATCAGAAAAGGATCAGCTTAGCACTGGAACAGCTGAAGAAAAGTGGAGCCATTCCTGAAAAAATTGCCGTTATCGGTTATTGCTTCGGCGGAACCGGTGCCCTGGAATCTGCAAGGGGCAAATTTCCCGTTGCAGGTGCGGTGTCCATTCACGGAAGCCTGGCCAAAGACCAGTCTAGAACCAATGGACCGCTGGCCGCAAAAATCCTGGTCGAGCATCCGGCAGATGACCAGAGTGTTTCCAGGGAAGATTATGACAATCTGGTAAAAGAGATGAATGAAGGAAATGCTGACTGGCAGATCATTACCTATGCCCACTCCAAGCACACATTTACGGATCCGAAGTCGCCTGATTATAATCCGGTCATGGCCAAAAGAGCTTGGAACCACACGCTGATGTTCCTGAAAGAAATCCTGAAATAA
- a CDS encoding VOC family protein codes for MIKFKRLDHVQICIPKGQEDQARHFYTNIIGLTEIPKPEQLIPNGGLWYRIADIQLHIGTEDHISTSKRHPAFEVEDLDTIKEYLIGQKVKIKEEIQILGQHRFSFIDPFDNRIELLEKKNPKEK; via the coding sequence ATGATTAAATTTAAAAGACTGGATCATGTTCAGATCTGCATTCCGAAAGGGCAGGAAGATCAAGCAAGACATTTCTATACGAACATTATCGGCTTAACTGAAATCCCTAAGCCAGAGCAGCTTATCCCAAATGGAGGTCTTTGGTACCGCATTGCCGATATCCAGCTTCACATAGGCACAGAAGACCACATCAGCACATCCAAAAGGCATCCTGCTTTTGAAGTGGAAGATTTAGACACCATAAAAGAATACCTGATCGGGCAGAAGGTAAAGATCAAAGAAGAAATACAGATTCTGGGGCAGCATCGTTTTTCGTTTATTGATCCTTTTGATAACAGGATAGAGCTCCTGGAAAAGAAAAATCCGAAAGAAAAATAA